Proteins encoded by one window of Dietzia sp. B32:
- the alr gene encoding alanine racemase, whose protein sequence is MGPVVPPAPCRAEIDLDAIEHNSRVLVRAARGARVMAVVKADAYGHGAVPVSLAALRGGAHALGVTTLAEARQLRSAGIDAEILAWLYSASDDVRAALEADIDLAVPSPGHLDTVLEAARRTGRRARITPKIDTGLARSGIALEEWPAVLDRLVAATAGGLVEVTGLMAHFAHADDPGNPVIDLQVARLHECVAQARARGLECPVNHHANSAATLTRPEDGFEMVRPGIALYGLSPVEGLEVDLVPAMTFSAEVLMVKRLAAGQGVSYGHTWHAPQDTTVALVAAGYADGVWRLLSGRMDVMIGGHRYPNVGRVCMDQFVVDLGPEPGPPVRVGDTAVLFGNGADGGPTAAEWARTVGTIHYEVVTAVRGRAEKYHILRGSHGTERESAG, encoded by the coding sequence ATGGGTCCAGTTGTCCCCCCGGCACCGTGCCGCGCCGAGATCGACCTGGACGCGATCGAGCACAACAGTCGCGTCCTGGTCCGGGCTGCGCGCGGGGCGCGGGTCATGGCCGTGGTCAAGGCGGACGCCTACGGGCACGGGGCCGTACCCGTCTCCCTGGCGGCACTGCGCGGGGGCGCGCACGCCCTCGGCGTGACCACCCTCGCCGAGGCCCGGCAGCTGCGGTCGGCGGGGATCGACGCCGAGATCCTCGCCTGGCTGTACTCGGCGTCCGATGACGTCCGGGCGGCCCTGGAGGCGGACATCGACCTCGCGGTCCCGAGCCCCGGCCACCTCGACACCGTCCTCGAGGCCGCCCGGCGGACCGGGCGCCGGGCGAGGATCACCCCCAAGATCGACACCGGCCTGGCCCGCTCGGGGATCGCGCTGGAGGAGTGGCCGGCGGTGCTCGATCGGCTGGTCGCCGCGACCGCCGGCGGGCTCGTCGAGGTGACGGGGTTGATGGCGCACTTCGCCCACGCCGACGATCCGGGCAACCCGGTGATCGACCTGCAGGTGGCGCGTCTGCACGAGTGCGTGGCCCAGGCCCGCGCCCGTGGCCTGGAGTGCCCGGTCAACCACCACGCCAACTCGGCCGCGACCCTGACCCGTCCCGAGGACGGCTTCGAGATGGTCCGGCCGGGGATCGCCCTCTACGGGCTCAGCCCGGTCGAGGGCCTCGAGGTGGACCTGGTTCCCGCCATGACGTTCTCGGCCGAGGTCCTCATGGTCAAGCGCCTCGCCGCAGGCCAGGGTGTGAGCTACGGGCACACGTGGCATGCCCCCCAGGACACGACCGTGGCCCTGGTCGCGGCCGGCTACGCCGACGGGGTGTGGCGGCTGCTCTCGGGCCGGATGGACGTGATGATCGGCGGGCACCGCTATCCCAACGTCGGCCGGGTCTGCATGGACCAGTTCGTCGTCGACCTCGGCCCGGAGCCCGGCCCGCCGGTCAGGGTGGGGGACACCGCGGTCCTGTTCGGAAACGGGGCCGACGGCGGCCCCACGGCCGCCGAGTGGGCGCGGACGGTCGGCACCATCCACTACGAGGTGGTCACCGCGGTGCGTGGCCGGGCCGAGAAGTATCACATCCTGCGGGGATCGCACGGCACCGAGCGGGAGTCCGCGGGATGA